A genomic stretch from Asterias rubens chromosome 19, eAstRub1.3, whole genome shotgun sequence includes:
- the LOC117303311 gene encoding insulin gene enhancer protein isl-1-like encodes MENRRGEFLGVRRRTKTDTVDRPRPSLTPSLPKYSALYGRAYRIDVLTNQTRTGKLERNNHVQGLGGVDGHLGLDSDGYMSQQSQRTKRMRTSFKHHQLRTMKSYFGINHNPDAKDLKQLAQKTGLTKRVLQVWFQNARAKYRRSLLKKDPNGDKGVDCSSPQGDMTGTSVSSPSTNGRSSPTSTTAGVSSLHGGCTSGSEQGSIMGSPDDDDDLDDDASFTSEGLSYSELKNASELSPAVADDVLTISAMPAHSPNNTLAGDCLPSPNALSGSVLRTNLIDIFN; translated from the exons AGGCCCAGTCTAACCCCGAGCTTGCCCAAATATAGTGCCCTCTACGGTCGAGCATACCGCATTGACGTATTGACGAACCAAACAAGAACAGGAAAACTTGAGAGAAATAACCACGTGCAAG GTTTGGGTGGGGTTGACGGACATCTAGGACTGGACAGCGACGGGTACATGTCACAGCAATCACAGCGTACGAAACGAATGAGAACGAGTTTCAAACATCATCAACTACGCACAATGAAGTCTTACTTCGGTATCAACCACAACCCTGATGCTAAAGACCTCAAACAGCTCGCACAGAAGACTGGTCTCACCAAAAGAGTTCTGCAG GTTTGGTTCCAGAACGCCCGTGCCAAGTACAGACGGAGCCTCCTCAAGAAGGACCCCAACGGTGACAAAGGCGTTGATTGCTCGTCTCCCCAGGGAGACATGACCGGTACCTCCGTCTCATCCCCGTCAACCAACGGCCGTAGCAGCCCGACGTCGACGACAGCGGGCGTCTCAAGCCTCCACGGAGGGTGCACCAGCGGCTCTGAGCAGGGGTCCATAATGGGCTCTCCGGACGACGATGACGACCTCGATGATGACGCCTCATTTACCTCAGAGGGGCTGTCCTACAGCGAGTTGAAGAACGCCTCCGAATTGTCTCCAGCCGTAGCCGACGATGTCCTGACTATATCAGCCATGCCCGCCCACTCCCCGAACAACACCCTGGCAGGGGACTGCCTGCCCTCACCGAACGCCCTCAGCGGCAGTGTCTTGAGAACTAATCTAATCGACATCTTCAACTGA